Proteins from a single region of Seriola aureovittata isolate HTS-2021-v1 ecotype China chromosome 9, ASM2101889v1, whole genome shotgun sequence:
- the kcnk15 gene encoding potassium channel subfamily K member 15, translating to MPTPRMKKQNVRTLSLILCMFSYLLVGAAVFDALESESESSRRRILEQKRNEMKKKYRFSEDDYREIERVVLQAEPHRAGRQWKFAGSFYFAITVITTIGYGHAAPGTDAGKVFCMFYAVLGIPLTLVMFQSLGERMNTFVRYLLHKAKQCMGFRRTEVSMENMVLVGFLSCIGTLCVGAAAFSHFEGWSFFHAYYYCFITLTTIGFGDFVALQKKEDLQEKTPYVAFSFMYILVGLTVIGAFLNLVVLRFLTMNTEDERRDAQERASLKRDRGLLDGAVGLHVVGEQSRGSHRERNRSNAVHNRSHSTLFLPMEEGTSRTNLIASPAEDQERQRSPCKNRLHFQIKAGRHRPGSSLSSLCSCVCYRLGICDSPLMSHSEHHGCHINSVYYNSVSYRIQGCSPGSRDNTGLSSPGSTLSPGHSFREFPRSRRKSV from the exons ATGCCGACGCCGAGGATGAAGAAGCAAAACGTCCGAACCCTGTCGCTCATCCTCTGCATGTTTTCCTACTTGCTGGTCGGCGCCGCGGTGTTTGACGCGCTGGAGTCCGAGTCGGAGAGCTCCCGCAGGCGCATCTTGGAGCAGAAGCGCAACGAGATGAAGAAGAAGTACCGCTTCTCCGAGGACGACTACCGCGAAATCGAGCGAGTGGTGCTGCAAGCTGAGCCCCATCGCGCCGGGAGACAGTGGAAATTTGCTGGCTCTTTTTACTTTGCCATAACAGTCATCACCACCATTG GTTATGGACATGCAGCACCAGGCACAGATGCAGGAAAGGTCTTCTGCATGTTCTACGCTGTACTGGGCATTCCTCTCACTTTGGTCATGTTCCAGAGCCTGGGAGAAAGGATGAACACATTTGTCCGCTACCTCCTCCATAAGGCAAAGCAGTGCATGGGCTTTCGACGCACTGAAGTGTCCATGGAGAACATGGTCCTGGTAGGCTTCCTGTCCTGCATTGGGACACTCTGTGTGGGAGCTGCAGCTTTCTCCCACTTTGAGGGATGGAGCTTCTTCCACGCTTACTACTACTGCTTCATCACACTCACCACGATTGGCTTCGGGGACTTTGTGGCCCTGCAGAAAAAGGAGGACCTCCAGGAGAAAACCCCCTATGTGGCGTTCAGTTTCATGTACATCCTGGTGGGGCTAACTGTTATTGGGGCCTTCCTTAATTTGGTAGTGCTTCGCTTCCTCACCATGAACActgaggatgagaggagagatgcTCAAGAGAGGGCATCACTGAAGAGGGACAGAGGCCTTTTGGATGGGGCTGTGGGTCTCCATGTTGTAGGTGAACAGAGCAGAGGCAGTCACAGGGAGAGGAACAGGAGCAATGCAGTGCACAACCGCAGCCACAGTACGCTCTTCCTCCCGATGGAGGAGGGAACCAGCCGCACCAACCTCATCGCTTCCCCAGCAGAGGATCAGGAGAGGCAAAGGAGCCCCTGCAAAAACAGGCTGCATTTTCAGATCAAGGCAGGAAGACACAGGCCGGGGTCGAGCCTcagctccctctgctcctgcGTGTGCTACCGCTTAGGGATTTGTGATAGTCCTCTCATGTCCCACAGTGAACACCACGGCTGCCATATCAattctgtttattacaactcGGTCTCCTATAGGATCCAGGGCTGCTCGCCAGGTTCCAGGGACAACACTGGACTCTCATCCCCGGGAAGCACGCTCTCACCTGGGCATAGCTTCCGGGAGTTCCCTCGTTCAAGGAGAAAGTCAGTGTAA
- the ogfr gene encoding opioid growth factor receptor, translating into MEDDCVCEYDSTWDTESDGDDPAGESQTRRSSQDKNKSGWTLWHPTPRNMRAAKDMQNYRRGYPNLTDDECSEDKMNNLQFYLNKFPSAPDDVFIESFLKEWKNDYKRLERVHSYIQWLFPLREPGVNYMASELTKKEIEAFKKNEDAKRRLVESYELMLGFYGIRLVNKETGEVKRAENWKERFGNLERNMHNNLRITRILKSLGELGFERYQAPLVRFFLEETLVKKTLSSVKRSVLDYFLFAVLDKQKRQELVRFAYLHFEPKDKFVWCPRKIQKQFRKAEKRSDAIGNGDGKDEVYSRGKSKDGEAVVQQKEDGLDNVTKTQKGTDKTANKDKNKLSEASPEPKQEAETVGNGKTEAEPNKEILGNGNDSTDDVDEMDQSPSPDTVVAKTEPSEDSDHKLTNNSKDTIQEPDNSMQTDGDIDTEKPPKKKREDNKVLPSNGSIWDSASGQLEEKAGAHKATGQMSPSAQTPHKTSKHSPSLSSGREEKIPRTDFNQVLDKKEGDMSQENVSATNGSLMSTDKPVDEQRNGKELEDMDMASNPSSSDQNVGNS; encoded by the exons ATGGAGGACGACTGTGTTTGTGAGTACGACTCGACCTGGGACACAGAGAGTGATGGAGACGACCCGGCCGGAGAGAGCCAAACCCGTCGGTCAAgtcaagacaaaaacaaatctggtTGGACTTTA TGGCATCCTACGCCCAGAAACATGAGGGCAGCAAAGGACATGCAGAACTACAGAAGAGGATACCCA aatcTTACAGATGATGAGTGCTCAGaagacaaaatgaataatttgcAGTTTTATCTCAATAAATTTCCCTCCGCTCCTGATG ATGTCTTCATTGAGTCATTTCTTAAGGAATGGAAAAATGACTACAAAAGACTGGAGAGAGTTCACTCCTACATTCAGTG GTTGTTTCCACTGCGAGAACCGGGGGTTAATTACATGGCTTCAGAACTCACCAAGAAGGAAATTGAG GCTTTTAAGAAGAATGAGGATGCCAAAAGGAGACTAGTTGAGTCCTATGAACTCATGTTGGGCTTCTACGGCATCCGTTTGGTCAACAAAGAGACAGGTGAAGTGAAACGTGCAGAAAATTGGAAGGAGCGCTTTGGCAACCTGGAACG GAATATGCACAACAACCTACGCATCACTCGCATCCTGAAAAGCCTTGGGGAGCTGGGATTTGAGCGCTATCAGGCCCCACTTGTGCGCTTCTTTCTTGAAGAGACTCTGGTCAAGAAGACCCTTAGCAGTGTTAAACGCAGCGTGCTTGACTATTTCTTGTTTGCTGTGCTGGACAAGCAGAAACGTCAGGAGCTTGTGCGCTTTGCCTACCTTCACTTTGAGCCAAAGGATAAGTTTGTGTGGTGTCCCAGAAAGATTCAGAAACAATTCCGGAAGGCAGAGAAAAGATCTGATGCCATTGGGAATGGAGATGGAAAAGATGAAGTGTATTCACGGGGTAAAAGCAAAGATGGAGAGGCAGTCGTGCAACAAAAAGAGGATGGATTGGATAATGTTACAAAGACTCAGAAAGGAACtgataaaacagcaaataaagacaaaaacaaactgtcagagGCATCCCCTGAGCCAAAACAAGAAGCTGAGACTgttggaaatggaaaaacagaagCTGAGCCTAATAAGGAAATTTTAGGGAATGGAAATGACTCTACAgatgatgttgatgaaatgGATCAGTCACCCAGTCCTGACACTGTGGTGGCAAAAACTGAGCCCAGTGAGGACAGTGACCACAAATTGACCAACAACTCAAAGGATACCATCCAGGAGCCAGACAACAGTATGCAAACAGATGGGGACATAGACACTGAAAAACCAccgaagaagaagagagaagataACAAGGTGTTGCCAAGCAACGGCTCTATTTGGGACTCAGCCAGTGGGCAGTTGGAGGAAAAAGCTGGTGCTCATAAAGCCACTGGTCAAATGAGCCCGTCAGCACAAACACCCCATAAGACCTCAaaacactctccctctctttcttctgggagggaggaaaaaatcCCAAGGACTGATTTTAATCAAGTGCTAGATAAAAAAGAAGGAGACATGTCGCAGGAAAATGTGTCAGCAACAAATGGGTCACTGATGAGCACCGACAAACCTGTGGATGAACAGAGAAATGGGAAAGAGTTGGAGGATATGGATATGGCATCAAACCCCTCAAGCTCAGACCAAAATGTGGGGAATTCATGA